A stretch of Chryseobacterium viscerum DNA encodes these proteins:
- a CDS encoding carboxypeptidase-like regulatory domain-containing protein, with protein sequence MRKSYLLLLMFVLMFSCKNEDLSEISDNTTNPPSNYNFGNTAQKNFQGVVLDTNGLPVSGATVTIGTSTVTTNLKGFFTFKNASVKENFAHIKVTKSGYVNASRVLVPTNGINRVNIMMIPVTITSTITTGSTSTVSLPNGTKVKFDGSFKDANGNAYSGNVSVAVFHLAPSNQYLNELMPGSLLATNSGGNSRVMETFGMLHVQLTGSSGQNLQIANNHTAEITVPVDASQTSSSPATIPLWSYNEDTGMWKEEGSATKIGNTYVGTVSHFSWWNCDAQFEQATMKVTVKNSAGQVLPNIKVTLKRSSQAYETYGITDNTGMVSGIVPAGEVLSLKVYGVCNDILYTSNVGPFPAGAITTIPDITINPSTTTSYTIQGILKTCANANVSDGYVILKPTAGTNYFQYLSVPVDSNGSFVFNTYSCTPNPQFKYEGFDTVNFQTTNEITFTATSNNVNLGNIMACNSLTEFINYKIDNQPMVYVLGLINAQWTGLTSTSPNMPPKQLRINSISAAGPFFSMIQNNMQGVAASFTSNYGFEFSGGAITSNNGNLVVNITSFGAVGDYIDFTVNGTYTDNSGNHNFTATGHVKRDL encoded by the coding sequence ATGAGAAAATCTTACCTCTTATTATTGATGTTTGTATTGATGTTTTCATGTAAAAATGAAGATTTATCAGAAATATCTGACAACACAACAAATCCACCATCCAATTATAATTTTGGGAATACTGCGCAAAAGAACTTTCAGGGTGTAGTCCTTGATACAAACGGGCTTCCGGTATCAGGAGCAACGGTTACAATAGGAACAAGTACCGTTACAACCAATCTTAAAGGTTTCTTCACATTTAAAAACGCTTCGGTAAAAGAAAATTTTGCCCATATAAAAGTTACAAAATCCGGTTATGTAAATGCATCGCGGGTTTTGGTACCTACCAACGGAATCAATAGGGTGAATATCATGATGATTCCTGTAACAATAACATCTACAATTACCACTGGTTCTACATCTACCGTTTCATTACCCAACGGAACAAAAGTAAAATTTGACGGAAGTTTCAAAGATGCAAACGGAAATGCTTATTCAGGAAATGTGAGTGTTGCTGTCTTTCATTTAGCACCATCCAATCAATACCTAAATGAATTAATGCCGGGATCTTTATTGGCAACCAATTCAGGAGGTAATTCCAGAGTGATGGAAACTTTTGGGATGCTGCATGTACAATTAACAGGTAGTTCCGGACAAAATCTTCAGATTGCAAACAACCATACTGCAGAAATCACCGTTCCGGTGGATGCCTCACAAACTTCCAGCTCACCAGCCACAATACCATTATGGTCTTATAATGAAGACACCGGAATGTGGAAAGAAGAAGGCTCTGCAACAAAGATTGGAAATACCTATGTAGGAACAGTAAGTCATTTTTCTTGGTGGAATTGTGATGCACAGTTTGAACAGGCAACTATGAAAGTAACCGTAAAAAATTCAGCAGGGCAGGTTTTGCCTAATATTAAAGTAACTTTAAAGAGAAGCTCTCAAGCATATGAAACTTACGGAATAACAGATAATACAGGAATGGTTTCAGGAATTGTTCCGGCAGGTGAAGTTCTTAGTTTAAAAGTGTATGGTGTTTGTAATGATATATTGTATACCTCGAACGTTGGGCCATTCCCGGCCGGAGCTATTACAACAATTCCTGATATTACAATAAATCCTTCTACAACTACTAGTTATACCATTCAGGGGATTCTGAAGACATGTGCTAATGCCAATGTGAGTGATGGTTATGTAATACTGAAACCAACAGCAGGTACAAACTATTTCCAGTATTTGTCAGTTCCGGTAGACAGTAACGGAAGTTTTGTCTTCAACACCTATTCATGTACACCAAATCCACAGTTTAAGTATGAAGGATTTGATACCGTTAATTTTCAGACAACCAATGAAATTACTTTTACAGCAACCTCTAATAATGTAAATCTGGGGAATATCATGGCTTGTAATTCTTTGACTGAATTTATAAATTATAAGATTGATAATCAGCCTATGGTGTATGTGTTAGGACTGATCAATGCACAATGGACAGGGCTTACGTCTACATCACCGAATATGCCACCTAAACAATTGAGAATAAATTCAATAAGTGCCGCAGGACCATTTTTTTCTATGATCCAGAATAATATGCAGGGAGTTGCTGCAAGTTTTACTTCAAATTATGGGTTTGAATTTTCAGGAGGTGCTATTACATCAAATAATGGAAACCTCGTTGTAAATATAACTTCTTTTGGAGCTGTAGGGGACTATATTGATTTCACAGTTAATGGGACTTATACCGATAATTCAGGAAATCATAATTTCACTGCAACAGGACATGTAAAACGGGATTTATAA
- the nadD gene encoding nicotinate (nicotinamide) nucleotide adenylyltransferase: MKKIGLFFGSFNPIHIGHLILANYILENSDMDELWFVVSPQNPFKDKKSLLNDHNRLDMVQLAVKNYPNMRASNVEFSLPKPSYTIDTLTYLHEKYPDYSFSLIMGEDNLKSLHKWKNFDVLIKNHHIIVYPRVFEGEKADSDYLQHENISLIKAPVIELSATEIRTMIKNGKNVRPMLPPEVFEYLDGSNFYQ; encoded by the coding sequence ATGAAAAAAATCGGTTTATTTTTCGGTTCATTCAATCCTATTCATATTGGACACCTTATTCTGGCGAATTATATTCTGGAAAATTCTGATATGGATGAGCTTTGGTTTGTAGTGAGCCCACAAAATCCGTTTAAAGACAAAAAATCTTTACTGAATGACCATAACAGATTAGATATGGTACAGCTGGCAGTAAAGAATTACCCGAATATGAGAGCTTCCAATGTGGAATTCTCTCTTCCAAAACCAAGTTACACAATTGATACTCTTACCTATCTTCATGAAAAATACCCGGATTATTCTTTCAGTCTGATTATGGGGGAAGATAATCTGAAGAGCCTTCACAAGTGGAAAAATTTTGATGTTTTGATCAAAAATCATCATATCATTGTTTACCCAAGAGTATTTGAAGGAGAAAAGGCTGATTCTGACTATTTACAGCATGAAAATATTTCTCTGATCAAGGCACCGGTTATAGAACTTTCTGCCACTGAAATCCGTACTATGATCAAAAACGGTAAAAATGTAAGACCTATGTTACCTCCTGAGGTTTTTGAATATTTGGATGGTAGTAATTTTTATCAATAA
- a CDS encoding DUF3817 domain-containing protein, giving the protein MDFIEKFFSKYSQEKIIKWFKQICVAEAISCLLLYCVAMIWIRYDENLYSIIFISVIGSLHGLFFTLYLILCLPARKIYHWDDEDFVFALLSAFFPFATVWVDKKLARFDRE; this is encoded by the coding sequence ATGGACTTCATCGAAAAATTTTTCTCAAAATATTCTCAGGAAAAAATCATCAAATGGTTTAAACAGATTTGTGTTGCAGAAGCTATTTCATGTCTTTTACTGTACTGTGTTGCGATGATCTGGATCCGATATGATGAAAATTTATATTCCATTATCTTCATCAGCGTTATTGGCAGTTTACATGGATTATTTTTTACGCTTTACCTTATACTCTGCCTTCCTGCAAGAAAAATTTATCATTGGGATGATGAAGATTTTGTTTTTGCCTTATTATCTGCATTCTTCCCTTTTGCAACGGTTTGGGTAGATAAAAAGCTAGCCAGATTTGACAGAGAATAA